ACGTTGTATCGCTGCAATCTCGCGGACGAGCTCGGGCAACTCTAGCAGCTCGCTGCTCAAAAGAACCCGTCTCAGTTCCGCACGCCAGTCCGGATGCTCCTCCAGAAGACGTATTAAATCATGGAGATCTTGTACCGTCATGTCCATCAATCACTCCTGCCATGAGTATTTTACCCCACGCGAAATACCCATTTCAGTAGCGGTATCGCTGCCGACAGGGTCTTCGCGCGGTGGCTAATGCGATTCTTTTGCTCCATCGGTAGCTCCGCCATGGTGCAGCCCAGCTCGGGCAGGTAAAACACGGGGTCGTAGCCAAAGCCATGCTCGCCGCGGGGTTCCCAGTAAATCCATCCGCGACAGGTATCGCGCAGAGTATACTCAGCATCCCATGGAGTGCTGATGGCAACTACCGAATTAAACCGCGCTCCCCGCTGTTCCTGCGGGACACCTTCCAGCAGCTCCAGCAGTTTGGAGATTTTGACCTCCCAGGGCGTATCTTCCCCTGCAAACCGCTTGGAATGCACCCCCGGTTTGCCGCCGAGGTGGTCTACCTCCAGCCCGCTGTCGTCGGCAATGCAGACCCTGCCCGTTTGCGCTACGGCTGCACGTGCCTTGGCAAGGGCATTGGTAATGTAGTCATCCCCGTCTTCCTCGGGCTCAGGATACGCGGGGAAATCCCGTAGCGACTTGATCGCGATGCCGTCCTCCTCCAGCACCTGCAGCAGGGCGTTCATCTCGCGGAACTTTTTGAGGTTGTTGGTGGCAATGACCAGTTCTCGTTCCATCTTACAGAATGTCTTTCAGCACCTCGCGCTGTATCTTAAAAATTTGCTCCAATCCCTGCTGCGCCAGGTCCAACAATTTGTTGAGTCGATCTCTACCGAAGGGCAAACCTTCCGCCGTACCCTGCACCTCCACAAACTTGCCCTTGCCCGTCATCACCACGTTCATATCCACTGAGGCTTGATAATCCTCATCGTAGCAAAGGTCAAGCAGGTCTGCGCCACCGACCACCCCCACGCTCACCGCCGCTACGATGTCGTTTAGAGGCATGTGCTTCATCATGCCCTTCTGGCGCATCCAGTGCAGAGCCTCCGCCAGCGCCACGAAACCACCAGTGATCGATGCGGTGCGCGTGCCCCCATCTGCCTGCAGGACATCGCAGTCGATAGTGATAGTGCGTTCTCCCAGGCTTTCCAGCTGCACCACCGAGCGCAACGCGCGTCCGATGAGCCGCTGTATCTCCATGGTGCGTCCGCCCGGAGCACCTTTGGTAATCTCGCGCGGGGTGCGCTGGCGACAGGAACGAGGTAGCATCCCGTACTCTGCCGTTACCCAGCCCGTTCCCGTACCTTTGAGGAAAGGCGGGACGCGGTCCTCTACTGAGGCAGTACAAATCACGCGGGTATCTCCTGCTTCAATCAGGCAAGAACCTTCCGCGTACTTCATCACCCCCCGCGTTAAACGCAGGGGACGCAGCTCCTGTGAGCCGCGCCCATCAGGACGTGCCATGAACCGACCCCTTTCTGCTGAATTGCGTCACTAAGATTATAACTGAAAAGCGCCTGCAGCGGAAGACGGAAGCAATAAAATGGCGCCCCCGAGAGGAATCGAACCTCCGCACCCGGCTCCGGAGGCCGGCGCTCTATCCACTGAGCTACGGGGGCGCACTCACACCTTTATTATAACCTCAGTTGACGCCGTTGTCAAAACCTATACCCCGGAACGCGGGCGGCGCAGAAACTGCAGCTCGTTCATGGTCGCCCGAGAAGCCACTCTCACGAACGCCGCACCCCGATACGGCATCACCACGCTGCCCCACCACACTGCCTGCCTTCCGATAAAAACGCACCAGTCCTGAAACCCCTGCCTGCCCTGCGGCAGGCGCAGAGCGGTGAGCCGCACCCCAGCCTGACGCAAATGCACGGTTCGCTCGTGCAGGTCTGCCTCTTCGGCGTGCAGAATGGTTACATCCACGCCTGCTCGCAGCAGGTTCAGCAATAAGTCTGCCAGCGTTTCTCCGTCGTCGCGGTGCAGCAGAGGCTCCATAACCGTAACGCCCCCCCTTCCCCGCATCGCTTCACGCAGGTCTTGCTGAAGCATTTGGGCAAAATCGGTTTCGCCCACCCATCGCCACAGGCGATTGTTATCCAGAGCTACACCGGCAAAACGTGAACCATCTGTCACCGTTCCCCCATCGCGGATGCTCTGCAGGATATACCGCAGCAAAGCCTGTGGGGGCAGCTTGCGCTCCAGATATCCGGCATCACCCACCAGATAGAGCTGCTGCTGTGCCCGCGTCACCGCCACATTCAGCAGGCGTGTGCTCTCCTCGGCGGGGCTACTGCCACGCAGGAAATGCCCCACCCAACCGAAAGGCGGGGCGTCTACACAATCAAAAAGGATAACCTGTCTCTCCTCGCCCTGAAATCGGTGCACGGTAGCCACACGCACCTCATGCGCGAGGTCGCAATCCAGCAGCATGGCGTGTATCAGAGATGCCTGTGCGTTATACGGAGTCACGATGCCGATGCGTGCAAAGGGGTTTTCGCTCAGCAGGCGCTGCGTCAGCCCCACGCATACCAGCGCGCTAGCGACGTTGAAATGGGAATACCCGCTGGTGCGGTCGGAACAGGCTCGCATGGGGGCGGTATCCACAAGGTAGAGGCAATCCTCCGCATTGCCGTGAAGGTGCTCGGGAGTGCGAAGCATTCCTTCGTACATCGGCTCGTTCACCAGCTCGCAGATGGGGGTTCGCATGCGCCACTGTTCCGCCAGAGACACCAGATTCCAGCGGTGCTGCACGCTCCCATCTGGCGCGACGATGCCTGCTTGCTGGAAAATGTCGGTGTTCAGCCATCGTGCCGCATCCTCGTCCTGCGTCACGCTGATAGGCGGCAGCTGGCGGAAATCGCCGCCGATAACCGCCCGCTTCCGACACAATGCAGCAAGCGCAGCGACATAAGGCAGAGGCGCCATGCTTCCTTCGTCTATCAGCAGTACATCGAACCGTCTCTCACGCAGGTAGGGGTCGGTGGCGGCTTTTGCCAGTGTGCAGGCAATCAGTTGCGCCTTTTCTATCAGGCGTCGTCTCTCGTTTTGGGAGCTGTGTTCGCCTCTGTTGCGGTTGTGTTCAGACTCATTGGCTGTTCCGAGCCGCTCCAGATGACTGCTCAGCAGTAACGGCTGGAGTAGAGGCAATTCCGATATACCCAGACGCAATATTGCACCCTGCGCCATCCTGCGTGCCCATTCACCATCGCTACCCACTGCATCCAGTAATTTGGTCAGGGCGCGGTCTACCGCCACATTGGTATTGGAGACGAGCAACACGCTCTCACCCCGCCGCACACACACCTCGGCAATCCACGCCAGCGTGGTAGTTTTGCCTGTGCCGGGAGGACCCCATACAAACAGCACGGGTGCATGGCTGGACAGGTCAATCGCAGCGCGTTGCTCGGGGTTCGGTCGCTCGTGTGCAGGAGCATCCTGCTGCATACAGCGCAGGAGATGGCAGACTCCGCCGTTTGCCGACACCTCCGCCAGGCGGCGAAGCCCCAGCACCGCCTCCGCCATGGCTATCTCGAAGTGGTGCGGAGACCGGATTTGCTCTTCCAGAAGCTGATGCAGCCGTTCCAGAATGAAGGTCAGGTCGATCAAAAGCTGGCACGCGTCCAGAGACTCGCCGAGGTCGGCGGTAACCACGTGCACCTCATATCCCAGCGCAAAGATGACCTCGCCCGGTACTTCCACTTCGCCTGTATCTACCACCACAGGGGCGTCTTCCAGAGACGGGTGTACCTGTTTGGCGGTCTCAAAGCGGTACACAGCCCTCTCTTCTTCCATCTGGCGGATTCGCTCTGCCCACACGGCACGCAGGCTTTTGAGGTTTGCTTTATCCGCTTGTTGGGCGATGATTTCCGCTTCCACTGCGGCTTTGAGGTTTTCGTACAGAGCCATGATGTTCATACGGGTATTATGCGCATGAAGG
The Bacillota bacterium genome window above contains:
- the rdgB gene encoding RdgB/HAM1 family non-canonical purine NTP pyrophosphatase; this encodes MERELVIATNNLKKFREMNALLQVLEEDGIAIKSLRDFPAYPEPEEDGDDYITNALAKARAAVAQTGRVCIADDSGLEVDHLGGKPGVHSKRFAGEDTPWEVKISKLLELLEGVPQEQRGARFNSVVAISTPWDAEYTLRDTCRGWIYWEPRGEHGFGYDPVFYLPELGCTMAELPMEQKNRISHRAKTLSAAIPLLKWVFRVG
- the rph gene encoding ribonuclease PH, which codes for MARPDGRGSQELRPLRLTRGVMKYAEGSCLIEAGDTRVICTASVEDRVPPFLKGTGTGWVTAEYGMLPRSCRQRTPREITKGAPGGRTMEIQRLIGRALRSVVQLESLGERTITIDCDVLQADGGTRTASITGGFVALAEALHWMRQKGMMKHMPLNDIVAAVSVGVVGGADLLDLCYDEDYQASVDMNVVMTGKGKFVEVQGTAEGLPFGRDRLNKLLDLAQQGLEQIFKIQREVLKDIL
- a CDS encoding AAA family ATPase — encoded protein: MNIMALYENLKAAVEAEIIAQQADKANLKSLRAVWAERIRQMEEERAVYRFETAKQVHPSLEDAPVVVDTGEVEVPGEVIFALGYEVHVVTADLGESLDACQLLIDLTFILERLHQLLEEQIRSPHHFEIAMAEAVLGLRRLAEVSANGGVCHLLRCMQQDAPAHERPNPEQRAAIDLSSHAPVLFVWGPPGTGKTTTLAWIAEVCVRRGESVLLVSNTNVAVDRALTKLLDAVGSDGEWARRMAQGAILRLGISELPLLQPLLLSSHLERLGTANESEHNRNRGEHSSQNERRRLIEKAQLIACTLAKAATDPYLRERRFDVLLIDEGSMAPLPYVAALAALCRKRAVIGGDFRQLPPISVTQDEDAARWLNTDIFQQAGIVAPDGSVQHRWNLVSLAEQWRMRTPICELVNEPMYEGMLRTPEHLHGNAEDCLYLVDTAPMRACSDRTSGYSHFNVASALVCVGLTQRLLSENPFARIGIVTPYNAQASLIHAMLLDCDLAHEVRVATVHRFQGEERQVILFDCVDAPPFGWVGHFLRGSSPAEESTRLLNVAVTRAQQQLYLVGDAGYLERKLPPQALLRYILQSIRDGGTVTDGSRFAGVALDNNRLWRWVGETDFAQMLQQDLREAMRGRGGVTVMEPLLHRDDGETLADLLLNLLRAGVDVTILHAEEADLHERTVHLRQAGVRLTALRLPQGRQGFQDWCVFIGRQAVWWGSVVMPYRGAAFVRVASRATMNELQFLRRPRSGV